A single region of the Solwaraspora sp. WMMD406 genome encodes:
- the urtE gene encoding urea ABC transporter ATP-binding subunit UrtE: protein MLTVESLDVAYGRAQVLFGVDLQAPAGALVCVMGRNGVGKTTLLKAITGVLPVRSGRVTFDGRDITKLRTHERVRLGLGYVPQGHETFPQLTVAENLQVAVEAARTDKVAVDEALDLFPALVGLLRRKAGFLSGGQQQQLAIARALVTRPKMLLLDEPTEGIQPSIIVEIEEAIERLHTEAGLAILLVEQYLELALRLADQFVILDAGEVVRAGDKEDLRDESVRQLLSV, encoded by the coding sequence ATGTTGACCGTCGAGTCGCTCGACGTCGCGTACGGCCGGGCCCAGGTGCTGTTCGGGGTCGACCTGCAGGCCCCGGCCGGTGCCCTGGTCTGCGTGATGGGCCGCAACGGGGTCGGCAAGACCACCCTGCTGAAGGCGATCACCGGGGTGCTGCCGGTGCGCTCCGGCCGGGTCACCTTCGACGGCCGCGACATCACCAAGCTACGGACGCATGAGCGGGTCCGGCTCGGGCTCGGCTACGTGCCGCAGGGCCACGAGACCTTCCCGCAGTTGACCGTCGCGGAGAACCTGCAGGTGGCGGTCGAGGCGGCCCGGACCGACAAGGTGGCCGTGGACGAGGCGCTCGACCTGTTCCCGGCGCTGGTCGGCCTGCTGCGCCGTAAGGCCGGGTTCCTCTCCGGCGGTCAGCAGCAGCAGCTGGCGATCGCCCGCGCGCTGGTCACCCGGCCGAAGATGCTGCTGCTCGACGAACCGACCGAAGGCATCCAGCCGTCGATCATCGTCGAGATCGAGGAGGCGATCGAACGGCTGCACACCGAGGCCGGGTTGGCGATCCTGCTGGTCGAACAGTACCTCGAACTGGCGTTGCGGCTCGCCGACCAGTTCGTCATCCTCGACGCCGGCGAGGTGGTCCGGGCCGGCGACAAGGAGGACCTGCGCGACGAGTCGGTCCGCCAGCTGCTGTCGGTGTGA
- the urtC gene encoding urea ABC transporter permease subunit UrtC, translating into MSAPRTTPAPATPARPTPADPRPAARFAARPPARWPGPAVFVAVGVLLLVVAPLALSPFRLDLLAKYLCYAIVAVGIYLAWGRGGMLTLGQGVFFGLGGYAMGMYLKLADAGEGNLPDFMVWSGVETLPAIWAPFRNPFFALSMVVVLPTTVALILGTLVFRQRVRGAYFAVLSQALAAAFVILLIGQQGLTGGTNGLTNVQFFFGLDLYDPAQKRIVYYVCVGALGLVFLAAWQLTHSRFGKLLVAIRDGEDRVRFLGYDPAVVKTLVYALSAAMAGIAGALFVPVVGILGPADLGVVPSIEMLVAVAIGGRFSLVGAVGGAILFNYGSTVLSEQWPSGWLYLLGGLFIAVMMWAPRGLAGLLADGWSAVRHRWPGRSTGGPPGAAPVSPAAGDTAAPAPAQPAATASVGGDQP; encoded by the coding sequence ATGAGCGCCCCCCGGACGACCCCGGCCCCGGCGACCCCGGCCCGGCCGACCCCGGCCGACCCGCGACCGGCGGCCCGCTTCGCCGCCCGGCCGCCCGCCCGCTGGCCCGGACCGGCTGTGTTCGTCGCCGTCGGCGTCCTGCTGCTGGTCGTCGCGCCGCTCGCGCTCAGCCCGTTCCGGCTGGACTTGCTCGCCAAGTACCTCTGCTACGCCATCGTCGCCGTCGGCATCTACCTGGCCTGGGGACGCGGCGGCATGCTCACCCTCGGCCAGGGCGTCTTCTTCGGCCTCGGCGGCTACGCCATGGGCATGTACCTCAAACTCGCCGACGCCGGCGAGGGCAACCTGCCCGACTTCATGGTGTGGAGCGGGGTGGAGACGCTGCCGGCGATCTGGGCACCGTTCCGCAACCCGTTCTTCGCCCTGTCCATGGTGGTCGTCCTGCCGACCACGGTGGCGTTGATCCTCGGCACCCTGGTGTTCCGCCAACGGGTCCGGGGCGCCTACTTCGCCGTACTGTCCCAGGCCCTGGCCGCCGCGTTCGTGATCCTGCTGATCGGCCAGCAGGGACTCACCGGCGGCACCAACGGCCTGACCAACGTCCAGTTCTTCTTCGGCCTCGACCTGTACGACCCGGCGCAGAAGCGGATCGTCTACTATGTCTGCGTCGGCGCGCTCGGCCTGGTGTTCCTGGCCGCCTGGCAGCTCACCCACTCCCGGTTCGGCAAACTGCTGGTCGCCATCCGCGACGGCGAGGACCGGGTCCGGTTCCTCGGCTACGACCCGGCCGTGGTCAAGACCCTGGTGTACGCGTTGTCGGCGGCGATGGCCGGGATCGCCGGCGCGCTGTTCGTGCCGGTGGTCGGCATCCTCGGACCGGCCGACCTGGGTGTGGTGCCGTCGATCGAGATGCTGGTCGCGGTCGCCATCGGCGGGCGGTTCTCGCTGGTCGGCGCGGTCGGCGGGGCCATCCTGTTCAACTACGGCAGTACGGTGCTCAGCGAACAGTGGCCGTCGGGCTGGCTCTACCTGCTCGGCGGGCTGTTCATCGCCGTGATGATGTGGGCCCCCCGGGGCCTCGCCGGGCTGCTCGCCGACGGCTGGTCGGCGGTACGGCACCGCTGGCCCGGCCGGTCCACCGGTGGTCCGCCCGGCGCGGCCCCGGTGTCACCGGCGGCCGGTGACACCGCCGCGCCCGCGCCGGCCCAACCGGCGGCGACCGCCTCGGTCGGAGGTGACCAGCCGTGA
- the urtD gene encoding urea ABC transporter ATP-binding protein UrtD, whose translation MSGKLEVRDLNVVFDGFRAVTDLSLTVEPGELRFLIGPNGAGKTTLIDVVTGRTRPASGSVRFNGQELVGRREHAIVRLGIGRTFQTSVVFEQLTVLENLDLAASFRRPLVGLLRRRRGVSDQVSRALDTTGLADLAFAPAGVLSHGQRQWLEIGMLIVQQPSLLLLDEPVAGMSRGERERTGELLREVAKDHTVMVIEHDMEFLRRFASTVTVLHEGKLLCEGTVAQVQADSRVQQVYLGRSREDGTEAAEPPAAAQGSPIAQEASS comes from the coding sequence GTGAGCGGAAAGCTAGAGGTCCGCGACCTCAACGTGGTCTTCGACGGATTCCGGGCGGTCACCGACCTCAGCCTCACCGTCGAGCCCGGCGAGCTGCGGTTCCTGATCGGACCCAACGGGGCCGGCAAGACCACCCTGATCGACGTCGTCACCGGCCGGACCCGACCGGCGTCCGGTTCGGTCCGGTTCAACGGCCAGGAACTCGTCGGCCGCCGCGAACACGCCATCGTCCGGCTCGGCATCGGCCGTACCTTCCAGACGTCGGTGGTGTTCGAGCAGCTCACCGTCCTGGAAAACCTCGACCTGGCGGCCAGCTTCCGCCGACCGCTGGTCGGCCTGCTGCGCCGCCGCCGGGGCGTCTCCGACCAGGTGTCCCGGGCACTGGACACCACCGGCCTGGCCGACCTGGCGTTCGCCCCGGCCGGGGTGCTGTCGCACGGCCAGCGGCAGTGGCTGGAGATCGGCATGCTGATCGTGCAGCAGCCCAGCCTGCTGCTGCTCGACGAACCGGTGGCCGGGATGAGCCGCGGCGAACGCGAACGCACCGGCGAGCTGCTGCGCGAGGTCGCCAAGGACCACACCGTGATGGTGATCGAACACGACATGGAATTCCTGCGCCGCTTCGCCAGCACCGTCACCGTGCTGCACGAGGGCAAACTGCTCTGCGAGGGCACCGTCGCGCAGGTGCAGGCCGATTCCCGGGTGCAACAGGTCTACCTCGGCCGCAGCCGCGAGGACGGCACCGAGGCTGCCGAACCGCCGGCCGCCGCGCAGGGATCACCGATCGCTCAGGAGGCGTCGTCGTGA